From the genome of Candidatus Brocadiaceae bacterium, one region includes:
- the rpsC gene encoding 30S ribosomal protein S3 — MGHKVRPTSLRLGITEEWRSQWFANKKQFGEYLVEDQRIRTHVKRHYLFAGVARIDIRRTRGTVHVTVHCARPGLMIGRRGVEIERLKAGLEDVTEGTVEVAVEEVGEPLLSAQLVAEDVAQQIERRASFRRAIRRAAEMVMTAGALGVKIQLSGRLGGSEMARSEKVLEGRFPLQTLRAQIDYGFTEAKTKYGNIGVKAWVNRGLLPPGTRISDTEERRNGVNAQ, encoded by the coding sequence ATGGGGCATAAAGTCCGACCAACGAGCCTGCGACTGGGGATCACCGAGGAGTGGCGGTCCCAGTGGTTCGCGAACAAGAAGCAGTTCGGAGAGTATCTGGTCGAGGACCAGAGGATCCGCACGCACGTCAAGCGGCACTACCTCTTCGCCGGCGTCGCGCGCATCGACATCCGGCGCACGCGCGGCACCGTGCACGTCACAGTGCACTGCGCGCGCCCCGGCCTGATGATCGGCCGGCGGGGCGTTGAGATCGAGCGGCTCAAGGCCGGGCTCGAGGACGTGACCGAGGGCACCGTGGAGGTGGCCGTCGAAGAGGTGGGCGAGCCGCTGCTGAGCGCCCAGTTGGTCGCCGAAGACGTGGCGCAGCAGATCGAACGCCGCGCCTCGTTCCGCCGGGCCATCCGGCGCGCGGCGGAGATGGTCATGACCGCCGGGGCGCTGGGGGTCAAGATCCAGCTCTCCGGGCGTCTGGGCGGGAGCGAGATGGCCCGGTCCGAGAAGGTGCTCGAGGGCCGTTTCCCGCTGCAGACACTGCGCGCGCAGATCGACTACGGCTTCACCGAAGCGAAGACCAAGTACGGGAACATCGGCGTGAAGGCGTGGGTGAACCGCGGGCTGCTGCCCCCGGGCACGCGCATCAGCGATACGGAGGAGCGGCGCAATGGCGTTAATGCCCAGTAG